The Kitasatospora sp. NBC_00374 genome has a segment encoding these proteins:
- a CDS encoding DUF2252 domain-containing protein: MPKKQTTAADGAAYRTPEERADRGKAARRRVPRSSHAEYEPKKKRPDPVDLLEAQSAARLPELVPVRYGRMIESPFRFYRGAAAIMASDLADTPKSGIRTQLCGDAHLLNFRMLASPERHLLFDLNDFDETLPGPWEWDVKRLATSMVIASRANGYDDAERADIVLATVRSYREAMRRFAEMRTLDVWYAQADLALVQQLAEGRLEKRGRKRLAKEAAKARGRDSLQAFDKLTETVDGRPRIAADPPLLVPLADLLPDVERDALMGQFHELVRRYGSTLAADRRHLLGQFRLVDIARKVVGVGSVGTRCWIFLLLGRDGRDPLFLQAKEADTSVLAPFAGASEYQNQGERAVAGQRLMQAASDIFLGWERVDGIDGRRRDFYIRQLRDWKGIAEPELMVPSGLRAFGELCGGILARAHARSGDRIAIAAYLGGGDSFDLAVATFAELYADQNERDHQALVDAVRTSRVAAEEVTPSS; this comes from the coding sequence ATGCCGAAGAAGCAGACCACGGCGGCCGACGGCGCCGCGTACCGGACGCCCGAGGAACGGGCCGACCGCGGCAAGGCCGCCCGCCGCCGCGTACCGCGTTCGAGCCACGCCGAGTACGAGCCGAAGAAGAAGCGGCCGGACCCGGTGGACCTGCTGGAGGCCCAGTCCGCGGCCAGGCTGCCGGAGCTCGTGCCCGTCCGCTACGGCCGGATGATCGAGTCGCCGTTCCGGTTCTACCGGGGCGCCGCCGCGATCATGGCCAGCGACCTCGCCGACACCCCGAAGTCCGGAATCAGGACCCAACTGTGCGGCGACGCCCACCTGTTGAACTTCCGGATGCTGGCCTCGCCGGAACGGCACCTGCTGTTCGACCTCAACGACTTCGACGAGACACTGCCCGGCCCGTGGGAGTGGGACGTCAAACGGCTCGCCACCAGCATGGTCATCGCGAGCCGGGCCAACGGCTACGACGACGCGGAACGGGCCGACATCGTGCTGGCCACCGTGCGCTCGTACCGCGAGGCCATGCGGCGGTTCGCGGAGATGCGGACGCTGGACGTCTGGTACGCCCAGGCGGACCTGGCCCTCGTCCAGCAGCTGGCCGAGGGCCGGCTGGAGAAGCGCGGCCGCAAGAGGCTGGCCAAGGAGGCGGCCAAGGCCCGCGGCCGCGACAGCCTTCAGGCCTTCGACAAGCTGACCGAGACGGTGGACGGCCGGCCCAGGATCGCGGCCGACCCGCCCCTGCTCGTCCCGCTCGCCGATCTGCTCCCGGACGTTGAACGGGACGCCCTGATGGGCCAGTTCCACGAGCTGGTCCGGCGCTACGGGAGCACCCTCGCCGCCGACCGCCGCCACCTGCTCGGCCAGTTCAGACTGGTGGACATCGCCCGCAAGGTGGTCGGCGTCGGCAGCGTCGGCACCCGCTGCTGGATCTTCCTGCTGCTCGGCCGGGACGGCCGGGACCCGCTGTTCCTCCAGGCCAAGGAGGCCGACACCTCGGTACTGGCCCCCTTCGCCGGTGCGAGCGAGTACCAGAACCAGGGCGAGCGGGCGGTCGCCGGCCAGCGGCTGATGCAGGCCGCCAGCGACATCTTCCTCGGCTGGGAGCGGGTCGACGGGATCGACGGCCGTCGGCGCGACTTCTACATCCGCCAACTGCGCGACTGGAAGGGCATCGCCGAGCCCGAGCTGATGGTGCCGAGCGGATTGCGGGCCTTCGGTGAACTCTGCGGCGGCATCCTGGCCCGTGCCCACGCCCGTTCCGGAGACCGGATCGCCATCGCGGCGTACCTGGGCGGCGGCGACAGCTTCGACCTGGCGGTGGCCACCTTCGCCGAGCTCTACGCCGACCAGAACGAACGCGACCACCAGGCCCTGGTGGACGCCGTCCGCACCAGCCGGGTCGCCGCCGAGGAGGTGACGCCCTCGTCCTGA
- a CDS encoding nucleotide exchange factor GrpE, whose translation MTTQELGEPLEVPQRALEVDLAQAFSQLLYRASLLQRLRGEEARSAAAAQRELLGLLVEVDDALAALGLDPELVLLGRGAGIEATRRRLLGKLAKAGVRPMRLEGLAADPALSEIVGGEVRPGLEPETVVQTVVTGFFWNDEVLRRAQVVVATAPPPEAAGAEPTPPEPTSPEPTSPEPAETSEPSEPGEPAEPAEPPAPASAPASGGPRKAAAWNGRRRRRKR comes from the coding sequence ATGACCACGCAGGAGTTGGGCGAACCGCTGGAGGTGCCGCAGCGGGCCCTGGAGGTCGATCTGGCCCAGGCGTTCAGCCAGCTGCTCTACCGGGCCTCGCTGCTGCAGCGGCTCAGGGGCGAGGAGGCGCGGTCGGCCGCGGCCGCCCAGCGGGAGCTGCTCGGGCTGCTGGTGGAGGTGGACGACGCGCTCGCCGCGCTCGGCCTGGACCCGGAGTTGGTCCTGCTGGGCCGGGGGGCGGGGATCGAGGCCACCCGCCGCCGGCTGCTGGGCAAGCTGGCCAAGGCGGGGGTACGGCCGATGCGGCTGGAGGGGCTGGCGGCGGATCCGGCGCTGTCCGAGATCGTCGGCGGCGAGGTGCGGCCCGGTCTGGAGCCGGAGACGGTCGTGCAGACCGTGGTCACCGGCTTCTTCTGGAACGACGAGGTGCTGCGCCGGGCCCAGGTCGTGGTCGCCACCGCGCCGCCGCCCGAAGCGGCGGGGGCGGAGCCCACGCCACCCGAGCCCACGTCACCGGAGCCCACGTCACCGGAGCCCGCCGAGACCAGTGAGCCCAGCGAGCCCGGTGAGCCCGCCGAGCCCGCCGAGCCGCCGGCGCCGGCATCCGCGCCGGCATCCGGTGGCCCCCGGAAGGCCGCGGCGTGGAACGGCCGGCGCAGGCGACGGAAGCGTTAG
- a CDS encoding Hsp70 family protein — protein sequence MYRTLGIDLGTTNSVVAHLRRGEPEIIFNRQNQEATPSVVGRGRRGELLVGSTARGRLALDGENVIRSVKRFVGRRFRDPQVQAALDELDYKVTAGTDGDVNVWFDGRSYTPVEISAIILHRLKEDAEQRFGEPFQRAVITVPAYFGERQVAATQEAGRMAGLHVLRVINEPTAAALAYGMTNEAGDEGRTVLVYDLGGGTFDISILLLVPGSVSVLGIEGDNLLGGDDFDRAITTALLEDIREEYGSDYQPDRRDRPRIASAAEVVKIELSNQEASDVVLAGLGAGQLVLETVFERPRFEELIEARIERTIELTHKAIMQANLTVGDIDEVLLVGGSTSIPLVARRLGEVFGPKRIRRGVNPMQCVALGAAVQSALVSEVECPECRAPGDLAASACSNCAASLLGGPRVSCPGCHLPVDPAADACPKCEHVLEAAGAAPVAAAQAAPAAQTRGCPRCGTPAAAGATACELCGETLGGQAGAAAGATSTAAEDVGLRCAGCGVVNPPGTEVCASCGELMQVTNPFDITPKNLGIELNDGRLAVIIPKNTSYPTSAPVSREFVVSGSGRQRLEVAVYEGEHEIAQQNELIGHLTLRLPAGLGGRTPVDVSFGLDRDRTITLSVRIQGGDEKTVKLERVTLDPELKVQVEDQQRQIESFTDRWGAELTEAELREAQQLMDTLDDMAAGQTKGQSVDAALERAQFQLKAQRWVRGSEAYLSLFLHYCEKHLDPSDLRRLRAVASELRLRREAADWEGAMAAAAHADELCDSLGHTFRMLTMCNVYVNQSLVSPALAQRIMAELRGLDRAVESANMEAANRHNSALLLLYAEAQRELGDDPLPEQVGPVRPEEAGPR from the coding sequence ATGTACCGCACACTCGGTATCGATCTGGGCACCACCAACTCCGTCGTGGCGCACCTTCGCCGGGGCGAACCGGAGATCATCTTCAACCGGCAGAACCAGGAGGCCACGCCCTCGGTCGTCGGCCGGGGCCGGCGCGGCGAGCTGCTGGTCGGCTCCACCGCGCGGGGCCGCCTGGCCCTCGACGGCGAGAACGTGATCCGCTCGGTGAAGCGCTTCGTGGGCCGCAGGTTCCGCGACCCCCAGGTGCAGGCCGCCCTCGACGAGCTGGACTACAAGGTCACCGCGGGCACCGACGGCGACGTCAACGTCTGGTTCGACGGACGCTCCTACACGCCGGTCGAGATCTCCGCGATCATCCTGCACCGGCTCAAGGAGGACGCCGAGCAGCGCTTCGGCGAGCCCTTCCAGCGGGCCGTCATCACCGTCCCCGCCTACTTCGGTGAACGCCAGGTCGCGGCCACCCAGGAGGCCGGCCGGATGGCGGGCCTGCACGTGCTGCGGGTGATCAACGAGCCGACCGCGGCGGCCCTCGCGTACGGGATGACCAACGAGGCCGGGGACGAGGGCCGTACCGTCCTGGTCTACGACCTCGGCGGCGGCACCTTCGACATCTCGATCCTGCTGCTGGTGCCCGGCTCGGTCTCGGTGCTCGGCATCGAGGGCGACAACCTGCTCGGCGGCGACGACTTCGACCGGGCCATCACCACCGCGCTGCTGGAGGACATCCGCGAGGAGTACGGCTCGGACTACCAGCCCGACCGCCGCGACCGGCCCCGGATCGCCTCCGCCGCCGAGGTCGTCAAGATCGAGCTGTCCAACCAGGAGGCCTCGGACGTCGTCCTGGCCGGGCTCGGCGCCGGCCAGCTGGTGCTGGAGACGGTCTTCGAGCGGCCCCGCTTCGAGGAGCTGATCGAGGCCCGGATCGAGCGCACCATCGAGCTCACCCACAAGGCCATCATGCAGGCCAACCTCACCGTCGGGGACATCGACGAGGTGCTGCTGGTCGGCGGCTCCACCTCGATCCCGCTGGTGGCACGGCGGTTGGGCGAGGTGTTCGGGCCCAAGCGGATCCGCCGCGGCGTCAACCCGATGCAGTGCGTGGCGCTGGGCGCGGCCGTGCAGTCCGCGCTGGTCTCCGAGGTGGAGTGCCCGGAGTGCCGGGCGCCCGGCGACCTCGCCGCCTCGGCCTGCTCGAACTGCGCCGCCTCCCTGCTGGGCGGCCCGCGGGTGTCCTGCCCGGGCTGCCACCTGCCGGTCGACCCGGCCGCGGACGCCTGCCCCAAGTGCGAGCACGTCCTGGAGGCCGCCGGGGCCGCCCCGGTCGCGGCCGCCCAGGCCGCCCCCGCCGCACAGACCCGCGGCTGCCCTCGGTGCGGCACCCCGGCCGCCGCCGGCGCCACCGCCTGCGAGCTCTGCGGGGAGACCCTCGGCGGCCAGGCCGGCGCGGCGGCCGGGGCCACCTCGACCGCGGCCGAGGACGTGGGTCTGCGCTGCGCCGGCTGCGGCGTGGTCAACCCGCCCGGCACCGAGGTCTGTGCCTCGTGCGGTGAGCTGATGCAGGTGACCAACCCGTTCGACATCACCCCGAAGAACCTGGGCATCGAGCTCAACGACGGCCGGCTGGCCGTCATCATCCCCAAGAACACCAGCTATCCGACCTCCGCGCCGGTCAGCCGGGAGTTCGTGGTCTCGGGCAGCGGGCGCCAGCGGCTGGAGGTCGCGGTCTACGAGGGCGAGCACGAGATCGCCCAGCAGAACGAGCTGATCGGCCACCTCACCCTGCGGCTGCCGGCCGGGCTCGGTGGCCGCACCCCGGTGGACGTCTCCTTCGGCCTCGACCGGGACCGCACCATCACCCTCTCGGTGCGGATCCAGGGCGGCGACGAGAAGACCGTCAAGCTGGAGCGGGTCACCCTCGATCCGGAACTCAAGGTCCAGGTGGAGGACCAGCAGCGGCAGATCGAGAGCTTCACCGACCGCTGGGGCGCCGAGCTCACCGAGGCCGAGCTGCGCGAGGCGCAGCAGCTGATGGACACCCTGGACGACATGGCCGCCGGCCAGACCAAGGGGCAGTCGGTGGACGCGGCCCTGGAGCGAGCCCAGTTCCAGCTGAAGGCACAGCGCTGGGTGCGCGGCTCGGAGGCGTACCTGAGCCTGTTCCTCCACTACTGCGAGAAGCACCTCGACCCGAGCGACCTGCGCCGCCTGCGTGCGGTGGCGTCGGAGCTCCGGCTGCGCCGGGAGGCGGCGGACTGGGAGGGCGCGATGGCCGCCGCGGCCCACGCGGACGAGCTGTGCGACTCGCTGGGGCACACCTTCCGGATGCTGACGATGTGCAACGTCTACGTCAACCAGAGCCTGGTCTCCCCCGCGCTGGCCCAGCGGATCATGGCGGAGCTGCGCGGGCTGGACAGGGCCGTGGAGTCGGCCAACATGGAGGCCGCCAACCGGCACAACTCGGCGCTGCTGCTGCTGTACGCGGAGGCGCAGCGGGAGCTCGGCGACGATCCGCTGCCGGAGCAGGTCGGCCCGGTGCGCCCGGAGGAGGCTGGTCCCCGATGA
- a CDS encoding chloride channel protein, whose product MSARPAGAPATAPADPFALVRTRGYLVLLAMTAVLGVPISAMAFGFLALVSELQSLTYTDLPEALGFDGTPDWWPLPLLALCGLLVALTIRYLPGIGGHKPAEGLNTSGVPSAVELPGVLIAALATLGLGAVLGPEAPLIALGGGLAVAAARLAKRDLAPDAAAVVGVSGSFAAISTLLGSPLLGAFLLMEASGLAGARLGMVLVPGLLAAGIGSLIFTGLGSWTGLGTYSLTLQGIPHASAPDIAGFGWALVIGVAAGVVGVGIRRSALFLQPRVERRMIPATVLAGVVVGLLALAYAELTGKSASEILYSGQDALSPLLDDRAQYSVGALVVLVVCKSLAYGVSLSCFRGGPIFPSMFVGAAGGLALSHLPGLPTAAAFAMGIGAMCVAMLGLPMTAVLLATLLLGADGLTVMPLVIVAVVVAYVVSLRLTPVPAAEPVPAAEPA is encoded by the coding sequence ATGTCGGCCAGGCCCGCCGGAGCACCCGCGACGGCCCCGGCCGACCCGTTCGCCCTGGTGCGCACCCGCGGCTATCTCGTCCTGCTGGCGATGACCGCCGTGCTCGGCGTCCCGATCTCGGCGATGGCGTTCGGCTTCCTCGCCCTGGTCTCCGAACTCCAGTCGCTGACCTACACCGACCTGCCCGAGGCGCTCGGGTTCGACGGCACGCCCGACTGGTGGCCGCTTCCGCTGCTCGCCCTGTGCGGCCTGCTGGTCGCGCTGACCATCCGCTACCTGCCCGGCATCGGCGGTCACAAGCCGGCCGAGGGGCTGAACACCTCAGGGGTGCCGTCGGCGGTCGAGCTGCCGGGCGTCCTGATCGCCGCCCTGGCCACCCTCGGGCTCGGCGCCGTCCTCGGCCCCGAGGCGCCGCTGATCGCGCTCGGCGGCGGGCTGGCCGTGGCCGCCGCCCGCCTGGCGAAGCGGGACCTCGCCCCGGACGCGGCCGCCGTGGTGGGCGTCTCGGGGAGCTTCGCCGCCATCAGCACGCTGCTCGGCTCGCCACTGCTCGGGGCGTTCCTGCTGATGGAGGCCTCCGGTCTCGCCGGGGCGAGGCTCGGGATGGTCCTGGTGCCGGGACTGCTCGCGGCCGGCATCGGCTCGCTGATCTTCACCGGGCTGGGCTCCTGGACCGGCCTCGGGACGTACTCACTCACCCTGCAGGGCATCCCGCACGCCTCCGCGCCCGACATCGCCGGGTTCGGCTGGGCCCTCGTCATCGGGGTGGCCGCCGGCGTCGTCGGGGTGGGGATCCGGCGGTCCGCGCTGTTCCTGCAGCCACGGGTGGAACGGCGCATGATCCCCGCCACCGTGCTGGCCGGCGTCGTGGTCGGCCTGTTGGCCCTGGCCTACGCCGAGCTCACCGGGAAGTCCGCCTCCGAGATCCTCTACTCCGGCCAGGACGCGCTGAGCCCCCTGCTCGACGACCGGGCGCAGTACTCCGTGGGCGCGCTGGTGGTGCTCGTCGTCTGCAAGTCGCTGGCGTACGGCGTCTCGCTCAGCTGCTTCCGCGGCGGACCGATCTTCCCGTCGATGTTCGTGGGCGCGGCGGGCGGGCTCGCGCTCTCCCACCTCCCCGGGCTGCCGACCGCGGCCGCCTTCGCCATGGGCATCGGCGCGATGTGCGTGGCCATGCTCGGACTCCCCATGACGGCGGTGCTGCTGGCCACCCTGCTGCTGGGCGCCGACGGCCTCACCGTCATGCCGCTGGTGATCGTCGCGGTCGTGGTGGCGTACGTGGTGTCCCTGCGCCTCACCCCCGTCCCGGCCGCCGAACCCGTACCGGCCGCCGAACCCGCCTAG
- a CDS encoding aldose 1-epimerase family protein — protein sequence MSDSPTGQQLTLRHDEQTATVVELGGALREYTVGGRPVLDGFAADRRIAGARGQLLVPWPNRIGGGRYHWRGQDLQLPLTEPEHGNAIHGLLRWTSWQVLERDPHRILLAATVWPQPGYPFHLDVRAEYVLGADGLEVAVTAHNLGEETAPYGTGQHPYLTVGTDLVDEAVLGLPARRWLPTDAQGMPTGTEPVAGTPYDFRAPRTIGTQRLDTAFTELERDSAGLAVVRLAHPSGSHGVDLRLGEGVDYVQVYTGDTLPEAARRRGVAVEPMSCPPDAFRSGTALVELAPGARHTLRWGLQAWGTAG from the coding sequence ATGTCCGACAGCCCGACCGGGCAGCAGCTGACGCTGCGCCACGACGAGCAGACCGCCACCGTGGTCGAGCTCGGCGGCGCGCTGCGTGAGTACACCGTCGGCGGGCGGCCGGTACTGGACGGCTTCGCCGCCGACCGGCGGATCGCCGGCGCCCGCGGACAGCTGCTGGTGCCGTGGCCCAACCGGATCGGCGGCGGCCGCTACCACTGGCGGGGGCAGGACCTCCAGCTGCCGCTCACCGAGCCGGAGCACGGAAACGCCATCCACGGCCTGCTCCGCTGGACCTCCTGGCAGGTGCTGGAACGCGATCCGCACCGGATCCTGCTCGCCGCCACCGTCTGGCCGCAGCCCGGTTACCCGTTCCACCTCGACGTCCGCGCCGAGTACGTGCTCGGCGCGGACGGGCTGGAGGTCGCCGTCACGGCCCACAACCTCGGCGAGGAGACCGCGCCCTACGGCACCGGCCAGCACCCCTACCTGACGGTGGGCACCGACCTGGTGGACGAGGCGGTGCTCGGCCTGCCGGCCCGGCGCTGGCTGCCGACCGACGCGCAGGGCATGCCCACCGGCACCGAACCGGTGGCCGGCACGCCGTACGACTTCCGCGCCCCGCGCACCATCGGCACCCAGCGCCTGGACACCGCGTTCACCGAGCTGGAACGGGACTCCGCCGGCCTGGCCGTGGTGCGCCTCGCCCACCCGTCGGGCTCGCACGGGGTCGACCTGCGGCTGGGCGAGGGCGTCGACTACGTCCAGGTGTACACGGGTGACACCCTCCCCGAGGCGGCCCGCCGCCGGGGCGTCGCGGTCGAGCCGATGAGCTGCCCGCCGGACGCCTTCCGCAGTGGCACCGCCCTGGTGGAGCTCGCCCCCGGCGCCCGGCACACCCTCCGCTGGGGGCTGCAGGCCTGGGGGACGGCGGGCTAG